Proteins encoded in a region of the Candidatus Scalindua japonica genome:
- the accC gene encoding acetyl-CoA carboxylase biotin carboxylase subunit, which yields MFSRILVANRGEIALRIIRTCKELGIETVAVYSKADKDALYLQSADAHVCIGPGESAESYLNIPSIISAAEITDIEAIHPGYGFLAENSHFAEVCESSNIVFIGPNSGVMNKMGDKTLARNIAIENKIPVIPGSDSTINDQQQALEVAHKIGYPVLIKASFGGGGRGMRVAHNDISLVNALAVAQREAKVAFNDSSIYIEKYIEPSRHIEVQIVADKYGNVVHLGERDCSIQRRHQKLVEQAPSPNLADQLREDICKSAIKLAKAVSYTNVGTVEFLVDSEGKFYFIEMNTRLQVEHPVTEMITGIDLVKEQIRIAYGERLNLRQKKIKSEGVAIECRINAEDPDNGFRPYAGKITMCSVPGGKGVRVDSHVYAGYEVPPYYDSLLGKLIVHQKEREEAIACMKRALSEYRIEGIKTTIPLHLKVISDSRFATGDVDTHFVENLIDEK from the coding sequence ATGTTTTCCAGGATATTGGTCGCAAATAGGGGTGAAATAGCTTTACGGATAATAAGAACCTGTAAAGAACTTGGTATTGAAACGGTTGCCGTTTACTCAAAGGCTGATAAAGATGCCTTGTATCTGCAATCTGCGGATGCGCATGTTTGTATCGGTCCTGGGGAATCTGCAGAAAGTTATTTAAATATTCCAAGTATTATAAGTGCTGCAGAGATCACGGATATAGAGGCTATACATCCGGGATACGGCTTTTTGGCTGAAAATAGTCACTTTGCTGAAGTTTGTGAATCGTCTAATATTGTATTTATTGGACCGAATTCAGGGGTAATGAATAAAATGGGTGATAAAACCCTTGCAAGGAATATAGCAATTGAGAATAAGATACCTGTAATTCCAGGTAGTGACTCTACTATAAACGACCAGCAGCAGGCTCTGGAGGTAGCACACAAAATTGGCTATCCTGTTTTGATAAAAGCTTCATTCGGTGGCGGTGGCCGAGGTATGAGGGTTGCTCATAATGATATCAGTCTGGTCAATGCTCTTGCGGTTGCACAGCGTGAAGCTAAAGTGGCTTTTAACGACTCTTCTATTTATATTGAGAAATACATAGAGCCTTCGCGGCATATTGAAGTCCAGATAGTTGCTGATAAATATGGTAATGTAGTGCATCTGGGAGAGAGGGATTGCTCAATTCAAAGAAGGCATCAGAAGTTAGTGGAGCAGGCTCCATCGCCAAATTTAGCAGATCAATTGCGTGAAGATATATGTAAATCTGCCATAAAGCTTGCAAAAGCAGTTAGTTATACAAATGTTGGGACAGTGGAATTCCTGGTTGACTCGGAGGGAAAATTTTATTTCATTGAAATGAACACCAGGCTTCAAGTTGAACATCCAGTGACGGAAATGATTACTGGGATCGATTTGGTTAAAGAGCAAATCAGGATTGCCTATGGCGAGAGATTAAACTTGCGGCAGAAGAAGATAAAAAGCGAAGGGGTTGCAATAGAGTGCAGGATAAATGCGGAAGACCCTGATAATGGGTTTAGGCCATATGCCGGTAAAATTACAATGTGCAGTGTCCCTGGGGGTAAGGGTGTCAGGGTTGACTCACACGTTTATGCCGGATACGAGGTGCCACCGTATTATGATTCATTATTAGGCAAATTGATAGTTCATCAAAAAGAAAGGGAAGAGGCTATTGCCTGTATGAAGAGGGCGTTAAGTGAATACAGGATTGAAGGAATTAAGACGACGATACCTCTTCACTTAAAGGTTATTTCAGATTCAAGGTTTGCAACTGGCGATGTTGATACACATTTTGTTGAAAATCTCATAGATGAGAAATAG
- a CDS encoding multiheme c-type cytochrome: MFGRNLSRFFLMSAAITLSLVIVCSGQGFAGKKQKWKFMSNSGCKCHMSKGCFEGEEYKKMKNQHYNTFQRLETDEDKSNPECLKCHATGLGMKIKKGKSKQGSKDFIENVGCEACHGPGEGYIKVKKNYMNKGKDAFKDLLKNDPMAARKAQYDAGMIVAGINTKTIQEQCLQCHWDTPDAKNKCPKCEGKKNSEGQDRLFTKNYIKRDDHRDHDAIDDVAPKADKKKWKGYLEQDPWFKTKPPNAK, encoded by the coding sequence ATGTTTGGCCGAAATTTAAGTAGATTTTTTCTGATGTCCGCAGCTATTACATTGTCACTTGTGATCGTTTGTAGTGGCCAGGGCTTTGCAGGAAAAAAACAGAAGTGGAAGTTCATGAGTAACTCAGGTTGCAAGTGCCATATGTCTAAAGGTTGCTTTGAAGGTGAAGAGTATAAGAAGATGAAAAATCAGCATTACAACACCTTCCAAAGGTTGGAAACTGACGAAGATAAGAGTAATCCTGAGTGTCTGAAATGTCACGCTACCGGGTTGGGAATGAAGATTAAGAAAGGCAAGTCAAAGCAGGGTAGTAAGGATTTTATTGAAAATGTTGGTTGCGAAGCGTGTCACGGCCCTGGTGAAGGTTACATTAAAGTAAAGAAAAATTACATGAACAAGGGTAAGGATGCCTTCAAGGATCTGTTGAAAAATGATCCTATGGCTGCCAGGAAGGCTCAATATGATGCAGGGATGATTGTTGCGGGAATCAACACTAAAACAATACAAGAACAATGCCTGCAGTGCCACTGGGATACTCCTGATGCTAAAAATAAATGTCCTAAGTGCGAAGGTAAGAAAAATAGTGAAGGTCAGGATAGGTTGTTCACTAAAAATTACATTAAACGGGATGATCACAGAGACCATGACGCTATAGATGACGTTGCGCCTAAAGCGGATAAAAAGAAGTGGAAGGGTTATTTGGAACAGGATCCATGGTTTAAGACAAAGCCACCTAATGCTAAATAA
- the accB gene encoding acetyl-CoA carboxylase biotin carboxyl carrier protein, with protein sequence MELIEKVKKLISLMNENGLAEMEVEEEATKIRLKRNSMDSIQTSIQLPDVKSSLQEGATKYLTSQDESNTSEVVAPMVGTFYTSAPGAGPYVDIGDEVGEETVVCIVEAMKIMNEVKAETKGKIVEILVENGTAVEYGQPLFSVEPSGEEN encoded by the coding sequence ATGGAACTAATTGAAAAAGTAAAAAAATTAATTTCGTTGATGAATGAAAATGGTCTTGCTGAAATGGAGGTTGAGGAAGAGGCAACCAAGATACGTTTAAAAAGGAACAGCATGGATTCTATACAAACGAGTATTCAATTGCCTGATGTTAAATCTTCATTGCAGGAAGGTGCAACTAAATATCTAACATCACAGGATGAATCAAATACTTCTGAGGTCGTAGCTCCAATGGTTGGAACATTTTACACTAGTGCTCCTGGTGCCGGACCTTATGTAGATATTGGAGATGAAGTTGGAGAAGAGACCGTTGTTTGTATCGTTGAGGCGATGAAGATCATGAACGAAGTTAAAGCAGAGACAAAAGGAAAAATTGTTGAGATCCTGGTGGAAAATGGCACTGCTGTTGAATATGGACAGCCTCTTTTTAGTGTTGAGCCATCTGGAGAAGAAAACTAG
- a CDS encoding TIGR00725 family protein, translating to MSKKICISVIGSGSGDDLLSPQISKIANEVGREIASRGAVLICGGLGGVMAEAAKGAKEIGGLTIGILPDEDPGSANPFIDIALPTGLGFARNVLVAYSGDAIIAVSGRLGTLTEISYALIKKKPVIGIQTWNLEQLSGRMSAFEELVYRDSVIRCENAKEAVDRAFAIIENKEN from the coding sequence ATGTCAAAAAAAATTTGTATATCCGTGATAGGAAGTGGTAGTGGTGATGATTTGTTAAGTCCTCAAATTTCTAAAATTGCGAACGAAGTGGGACGGGAGATAGCAAGTCGAGGTGCGGTTCTGATATGTGGCGGTCTGGGTGGAGTGATGGCTGAAGCGGCTAAAGGTGCTAAAGAAATAGGTGGCCTTACGATTGGGATTTTGCCGGATGAAGATCCTGGCAGTGCAAATCCTTTTATCGATATTGCGTTACCGACAGGTTTGGGTTTTGCGAGGAATGTTCTGGTTGCATATTCCGGGGATGCTATAATTGCGGTAAGTGGCAGATTAGGCACTCTTACCGAGATCAGTTATGCTCTTATAAAAAAGAAACCTGTAATTGGGATTCAGACTTGGAATTTAGAACAGTTATCTGGTAGAATGTCTGCCTTCGAAGAACTGGTTTATAGGGACAGTGTTATAAGGTGTGAAAATGCGAAGGAAGCAGTGGATAGGGCCTTTGCTATCATAGAAAATAAAGAGAATTGA
- the trpB gene encoding tryptophan synthase subunit beta, which translates to MTEENINLSEALYSQNIPDKSGHFGEYGGSFVPETLIPALEQLEKEYIKAKEEPKFNEDLKYYLNEYVGRPSPLYFANRLTDKLKGPKIYLKREDLNHTGAHKINNTIGQVLLAIRMGKKRIIAETGAGQHGVATATAAAMFGLECDVYMGEEDIRRQSLNVFKMKLLGANVIPVKTGSKTLKDATNEALRDWMSSVLNTHYIIGSVVGPHPYPMMVRDFQIIIGQEVRKQIEKAEGRLPDYIIACVGGGSNAIGVFYPFIEDTDVKLIGVEAGGQSFRIGEHAASLSKGERGVLHGSLSYVLQDDEGQTSKVHSISAGLDYPGVGPEHSYLKDLHRAEYVSVTDDEAVEAFGLCTRLEGIIPALEASHAIAYTVKIAPTIDKDKIIVLNLSGSGDKDSFEVAAKMGINL; encoded by the coding sequence ATGACTGAAGAAAATATAAATTTGAGTGAAGCGCTTTATAGCCAAAACATTCCTGATAAAAGTGGGCACTTTGGAGAATATGGTGGGAGTTTTGTTCCGGAAACGTTAATTCCTGCACTGGAGCAGTTAGAGAAGGAATATATTAAGGCAAAAGAAGAACCGAAGTTTAATGAAGACTTAAAATACTATTTAAATGAATATGTGGGTAGACCGTCTCCGCTATATTTTGCTAATAGATTAACGGATAAATTAAAAGGTCCAAAAATATACCTTAAGAGAGAGGATTTAAATCATACTGGTGCTCATAAGATAAACAATACGATAGGACAGGTTTTGCTGGCTATTAGAATGGGGAAAAAACGGATTATTGCTGAAACTGGAGCAGGCCAGCATGGTGTTGCTACTGCAACAGCAGCAGCAATGTTTGGCTTGGAATGTGACGTTTATATGGGTGAGGAAGATATAAGACGTCAGTCCTTAAATGTCTTTAAAATGAAATTACTGGGAGCAAATGTGATACCTGTGAAAACAGGATCAAAAACGTTGAAAGATGCAACTAATGAAGCGCTTAGAGATTGGATGTCTTCTGTGTTGAATACACATTATATTATTGGTTCTGTAGTTGGTCCGCATCCTTATCCAATGATGGTTAGAGATTTTCAAATAATAATTGGACAGGAAGTGAGGAAGCAGATAGAGAAGGCAGAGGGTAGACTACCAGATTATATCATAGCCTGTGTTGGCGGTGGAAGTAACGCAATTGGGGTTTTTTACCCGTTTATTGAAGATACGGATGTGAAGTTGATTGGTGTAGAGGCAGGCGGTCAGAGTTTTAGAATTGGAGAACACGCTGCTTCGCTTTCGAAGGGTGAAAGGGGTGTTCTTCATGGCAGCTTAAGTTATGTCTTACAGGATGACGAGGGCCAGACGTCTAAAGTTCATTCAATTTCAGCTGGACTGGATTATCCCGGAGTTGGGCCGGAACACAGCTACTTAAAAGATTTACACAGAGCTGAATATGTATCCGTCACTGATGATGAAGCAGTAGAAGCATTTGGTTTGTGTACACGCCTGGAAGGCATAATACCTGCACTTGAAGCATCCCATGCGATAGCATATACTGTTAAAATTGCCCCAACGATCGATAAAGATAAAATTATCGTATTAAATCTTTCAGGTAGTGGAGATAAGGATTCTTTTGAGGTTGCCGCCAAGATGGGAATAAATTTATGA
- a CDS encoding formate dehydrogenase subunit gamma gives MANSTTTLMRFGKFHRFGHTLTIISFFGLVLTGMPLVFKDYAWAQWLYGLMGGYPTAGNIHRICALITFFAAFLHFAYLAFETLIRKDKGIFWGPDSLLIQPKDVLHILGDILWFFRLAKRPKFERYIYWEKFEYLSLMWGTLVMAVTGFALWFPVQTANLVPASIATYVDIPSIALVAHRYEALLAAGFIFSIHFLHTHMLPENIPTDEAMFTGKIDEAHVKHERGAYYERMKEEGQLESLRVPASSAGAKFVSRLMGVPLLAVGLLMVGFMLSSVVCSLAYLFVELTKNLHFDIFSIFAF, from the coding sequence ATGGCTAATAGCACTACAACGTTAATGCGATTTGGTAAATTTCATAGATTTGGCCATACGCTAACAATAATAAGCTTTTTTGGGTTAGTGCTGACAGGTATGCCGTTGGTGTTTAAGGATTACGCATGGGCTCAATGGTTGTACGGCCTGATGGGAGGTTATCCTACGGCTGGTAATATTCATAGGATATGTGCGCTTATTACTTTTTTTGCGGCATTTCTTCATTTTGCATATCTTGCCTTTGAGACATTAATAAGGAAGGATAAGGGTATCTTCTGGGGGCCGGACTCTCTTTTGATACAACCAAAGGATGTGTTGCATATATTGGGAGATATCTTGTGGTTTTTCAGGCTGGCGAAAAGGCCGAAGTTTGAAAGATATATTTATTGGGAAAAATTTGAATATCTTTCGCTAATGTGGGGTACGTTGGTTATGGCGGTTACGGGTTTTGCTCTCTGGTTTCCTGTGCAAACAGCGAATCTGGTGCCTGCCAGCATTGCGACATATGTTGATATCCCAAGTATAGCACTGGTTGCTCATAGATACGAAGCGTTGCTGGCGGCAGGTTTTATCTTTTCAATTCATTTCCTGCATACACACATGCTTCCTGAAAATATTCCAACAGATGAGGCAATGTTTACCGGTAAAATTGATGAGGCGCATGTTAAGCATGAAAGAGGTGCTTATTATGAAAGAATGAAGGAAGAGGGTCAGTTAGAGAGTCTGAGGGTTCCGGCATCTTCTGCCGGTGCAAAATTTGTTTCCAGGTTAATGGGAGTTCCGCTTCTTGCTGTTGGGTTGCTGATGGTAGGGTTTATGCTGTCATCCGTAGTATGTTCTCTGGCATATCTTTTTGTGGAATTAACTAAAAACCTCCATTTTGATATATTTAGTATATTTGCTTTTTGA
- the trpA gene encoding tryptophan synthase subunit alpha gives MNRIDAKFKELKEKNMPAFIPFLTAGDPNLDATKELILEFDRKGADMIELGVPFSDPIADGPVIQASYYRALSSGIKLSDILQLVKDIRKKSEIPIIAMISQSILFKYGCKEFVKNAVSAGLDGATIPDLPIEEAGEIIEAEKEEDFKVVCFIAPTTTDNRVDLILKKSQGFLYYISVVGITGSKNELSDEIKNNIQKIKKLTNLPVALGFGISTPEQARIAGKIADGVIVGSAIVKEIERFSNQGNSVLVNEVGGFVGELVNSTKCQH, from the coding sequence GTGAATAGAATTGATGCTAAATTTAAAGAATTGAAAGAGAAAAACATGCCTGCGTTTATTCCATTTTTAACTGCGGGAGACCCGAATCTGGATGCTACAAAAGAGTTGATATTAGAATTTGACAGAAAGGGTGCTGATATGATAGAACTGGGTGTTCCGTTTTCTGATCCTATTGCAGATGGCCCTGTAATACAGGCATCCTATTATAGGGCACTTTCATCAGGAATTAAGCTTTCAGATATATTACAGCTCGTAAAGGATATTAGAAAAAAATCTGAGATACCGATTATCGCTATGATATCACAGAGCATTCTTTTCAAGTATGGATGTAAAGAATTTGTAAAGAATGCAGTCAGTGCGGGTCTAGACGGGGCGACGATACCGGATCTTCCGATAGAGGAAGCAGGAGAGATAATTGAAGCTGAAAAAGAAGAAGATTTCAAGGTAGTATGTTTCATTGCGCCAACCACAACTGATAACCGCGTAGACTTAATATTAAAAAAATCTCAAGGCTTTTTATATTATATTTCAGTAGTGGGGATTACAGGTTCTAAAAACGAACTGTCTGATGAGATAAAAAATAATATTCAAAAAATAAAAAAGCTAACAAATTTGCCGGTTGCCTTGGGATTTGGAATTTCAACTCCTGAGCAGGCGAGAATAGCCGGGAAAATTGCAGACGGTGTTATTGTAGGAAGTGCCATAGTAAAAGAGATAGAAAGATTTAGCAATCAAGGTAACAGTGTATTGGTTAATGAAGTAGGAGGGTTTGTGGGAGAATTAGTGAACAGTACGAAATGTCAACATTAG
- a CDS encoding multiheme c-type cytochrome: MIRSVRGLLFMLAIIAGCTLLPMNFCKSANADDAAPTFQDVASSIYGQAVGDDDDGTMYVFGLTARYTGPDRVLPGEGKFKNIFNYLPVTALYYNPDDYYVSTQKVEGEFKSDECVLCHSIQTPRIVVDWKASKHSKGGKTAAMKAEQVVGCDACHGNNHQELTMPSVTTCGKCHAKEKREHLSGGQGSHGSHTIWDISVTEFAWQIGKPAEEVAGCAQCHGIAGNRCDGCHTRHQFKPSEARKPDTCGVCHMGVDHAEYEFWYNSFHGKIYMMEGDTWDWDKKMTPKNYRTPTCAYCHIGEDGNHNVQHMSTDYAHMGMFQLDRGAPQHKAKRDGWIKRCQGCHSPRFAAEQLYAMDEQIHISFTKWREAVGVIVGLYLEGLFDPMPADLAPDYTGGHTMNLLPGGAPRFYNVSNIERLAVEMIVYQVTGVYKAAAHFSTDDVTYNAGAFVMDRQLVKIKDEASKLRRISTLEKEVGIEHQAFDFWKHGEYTDLLTGYKRQEGDIVEDACDHGDHPCFGEEH; encoded by the coding sequence ATGATACGATCAGTAAGAGGTTTGTTATTTATGCTGGCAATTATTGCCGGTTGCACTTTGTTGCCGATGAATTTCTGCAAAAGTGCAAATGCTGATGATGCGGCACCAACGTTTCAGGATGTAGCGTCATCAATTTATGGGCAGGCTGTTGGAGATGATGATGATGGAACAATGTATGTCTTTGGATTGACAGCCAGATACACAGGTCCAGATAGAGTATTACCGGGTGAAGGTAAGTTTAAAAATATATTTAATTACTTACCTGTAACAGCTTTGTACTATAACCCTGATGATTACTATGTATCAACACAAAAGGTTGAGGGAGAGTTTAAGTCTGATGAGTGTGTTCTATGTCATTCAATCCAGACGCCTCGAATAGTAGTTGACTGGAAAGCAAGCAAACACTCAAAAGGTGGAAAGACAGCTGCGATGAAAGCGGAGCAGGTAGTAGGATGTGATGCATGTCATGGTAATAACCATCAGGAATTGACAATGCCCAGCGTTACCACTTGTGGTAAATGCCATGCAAAGGAAAAACGTGAACATCTTTCCGGTGGACAGGGTTCACATGGCTCTCATACTATTTGGGATATATCTGTAACCGAATTTGCCTGGCAAATTGGAAAACCTGCTGAAGAAGTAGCCGGATGTGCTCAGTGTCATGGTATCGCAGGGAACAGATGTGACGGATGTCATACAAGGCATCAGTTCAAACCATCAGAAGCAAGAAAACCAGATACATGTGGTGTTTGTCACATGGGTGTAGACCATGCTGAATACGAGTTCTGGTACAACTCTTTTCATGGTAAGATTTATATGATGGAAGGTGACACCTGGGATTGGGATAAGAAGATGACTCCTAAGAATTACCGTACACCAACATGTGCTTACTGCCATATAGGTGAAGATGGTAATCACAATGTACAACATATGTCAACAGATTATGCACATATGGGTATGTTTCAGCTAGACAGAGGTGCACCACAGCATAAAGCAAAGAGGGATGGATGGATAAAAAGATGTCAGGGTTGTCATTCACCAAGATTTGCGGCTGAACAATTGTATGCTATGGATGAACAGATTCATATCAGTTTCACTAAATGGCGTGAAGCAGTTGGCGTGATTGTTGGGTTATATCTTGAAGGCTTGTTTGATCCAATGCCGGCTGACCTGGCACCTGACTACACTGGTGGTCACACAATGAATCTACTACCAGGTGGTGCTCCAAGGTTCTACAATGTTTCAAACATTGAAAGACTTGCCGTTGAGATGATTGTTTACCAGGTAACTGGTGTATACAAAGCAGCAGCTCATTTCTCAACAGATGATGTTACTTACAATGCAGGTGCGTTTGTTATGGACAGACAGCTTGTTAAGATCAAAGATGAGGCTTCTAAGCTGAGAAGAATTTCTACTCTTGAAAAAGAGGTTGGTATAGAGCATCAGGCTTTTGATTTCTGGAAGCATGGAGAATATACAGATTTGCTTACCGGTTATAAGAGGCAAGAGGGCGATATAGTCGAAGATGCATGTGATCACGGCGATCATCCTTGTTTCGGTGAAGAGCATTAA
- a CDS encoding tetratricopeptide repeat protein encodes MKTKRIVQILVIFLFFVLPKNILFSADGHSYYYNLGISHYEKGNIDDAILAWEKAVLVNPAFVEAYYNLGNVYEEKGLLMKAISSWEKVLELTPSDIDVYFNIGVAYTRQGMYTEAKDVFKYGVKVDPDDPEIHYLLGIVFMNIGELDNAIKELKNTLILRRDHAGACYILGNAYYDKNMLDAALASYRDAIKINNKYSDAYNNIGSILFDKGLFDDAITAWKNAIEIDPDFIDAYFNLGNAYDKKGMFYESVSVWRKALEINPDMLDTRYNLGIVYSENKMYREAISEFKQILTSNPDDIDTLVSLGLAYKNWGLINKAIYKYKKVLGIQPDNVSALNNLGLIHIQKGQYDKAISLFWKLRRINPDYLEGLYNLGLAFYFKDDLDKAIYTWEELASIDPAYGNIHNDLSVSYKKKGSFRDSIAEHEKALEELGKRDKGFSIVLPACAKEKNMLVVNRRKLLPAVTIGLTQEEAVRLAKVLGESNVEIGFCLELLADIDFVMLEDKIANK; translated from the coding sequence ATGAAAACAAAACGCATAGTTCAGATATTGGTTATTTTTTTATTTTTTGTTCTTCCAAAAAACATTCTTTTTAGTGCTGATGGCCATAGTTATTATTATAATCTTGGCATTTCTCATTACGAGAAAGGTAATATAGATGATGCTATTTTAGCATGGGAAAAAGCTGTCTTAGTTAATCCGGCATTTGTAGAAGCATACTATAACCTTGGGAATGTCTACGAGGAAAAAGGGTTGTTGATGAAAGCTATCTCTTCCTGGGAAAAGGTTTTAGAACTTACTCCTTCTGATATTGATGTCTATTTTAATATTGGGGTAGCATATACTAGACAGGGTATGTACACTGAGGCGAAAGATGTATTCAAATATGGAGTAAAAGTTGACCCTGATGATCCGGAAATTCACTATTTACTTGGTATTGTATTTATGAATATCGGTGAATTGGATAATGCAATCAAAGAATTAAAAAATACTTTGATATTACGTCGTGACCATGCAGGGGCCTGCTATATTCTGGGAAATGCTTATTATGACAAGAATATGTTGGATGCCGCACTTGCATCGTATAGAGATGCGATTAAGATAAACAATAAATATTCTGATGCTTACAATAATATAGGTTCAATTTTATTTGATAAGGGTCTGTTTGATGATGCTATAACTGCATGGAAAAATGCAATTGAGATTGATCCTGACTTTATAGATGCTTATTTTAACCTTGGGAACGCTTATGATAAAAAGGGGATGTTTTACGAGTCGGTTTCTGTCTGGAGAAAGGCTCTTGAAATAAATCCGGACATGTTGGACACTCGCTATAATCTCGGTATTGTTTACTCTGAAAATAAGATGTATAGAGAAGCAATCAGCGAATTCAAGCAAATTTTAACATCAAACCCTGATGATATAGATACCCTTGTTAGTTTAGGTCTTGCTTACAAAAACTGGGGGCTGATTAATAAGGCAATTTATAAGTATAAAAAAGTTCTTGGCATTCAACCTGATAACGTTTCTGCTCTAAATAATCTTGGGCTTATTCACATTCAGAAGGGGCAATATGATAAGGCTATTTCACTATTTTGGAAGTTAAGACGGATTAATCCGGATTATCTGGAAGGGCTATATAACCTTGGATTGGCATTTTACTTTAAGGATGATCTTGATAAGGCGATTTATACATGGGAGGAGTTGGCAAGTATTGATCCTGCTTATGGGAATATACATAATGATTTGTCTGTATCTTATAAAAAGAAAGGTTCGTTCCGTGACTCAATAGCTGAACATGAAAAAGCGCTTGAAGAGCTAGGTAAACGTGATAAGGGTTTTTCAATTGTGCTTCCTGCTTGTGCAAAGGAGAAAAATATGCTAGTAGTGAATAGGAGAAAGTTGTTGCCAGCGGTAACAATTGGCTTGACTCAGGAAGAAGCGGTAAGGCTTGCAAAGGTACTTGGAGAGAGTAATGTGGAAATTGGTTTTTGTCTGGAACTTCTTGCTGATATCGATTTTGTGATGCTGGAAGATAAAATTGCAAATAAATAA
- a CDS encoding sigma-54-dependent transcriptional regulator has protein sequence MLITDDEERTIRNIKVIFDELENIEIVKAQDLTSIVDFVEREKLHLIITDLRVPKMGRLEFLKQIKSMDTELPVIVVTGDDSIETAVESMKEGAFDYIVRPFEGESLSVAVDKALKMRSLAMENRYLRKELESHYNFGNIIGNSPKILEVLLLAGDVSRTDSTVFICGESGTGKELVARAIHFNSLRKGGPLISINCAALPETLLESELFGFEKGAFTGAEQCKKGRFELANSGTLFLDEISEMNPIVQAKVLRLIEERELERLGGSETIKVDVRIICASNKNLEEYVKNGQFREDLYYRLNVFPIEMPPLRERPEDVLQLARSFVSQFSEKMGKLSLRMSKNVENLLISSKWDGNVRELRNCIERAVILCKGDIITEDHLPVSLVKESISSCGHSKDKSCQMMNIDLPPEGISIDELEKHLVLQALKKSKNNKTKAAKLLGLSRGTFRYRLEKYANN, from the coding sequence GTGTTAATAACAGATGACGAAGAGCGTACGATTCGCAATATAAAGGTTATATTTGATGAGCTCGAAAATATCGAGATTGTTAAAGCGCAAGACCTGACTTCTATTGTGGATTTTGTTGAGCGTGAAAAACTTCATTTAATTATTACAGACCTGAGAGTGCCAAAGATGGGCAGGCTGGAATTTCTTAAACAGATTAAGTCTATGGATACTGAGCTGCCTGTGATTGTTGTTACTGGAGATGATTCCATTGAGACAGCTGTAGAATCGATGAAAGAGGGTGCGTTTGATTATATTGTAAGGCCGTTTGAAGGTGAATCTCTGTCTGTTGCTGTTGATAAAGCGCTTAAAATGAGATCTCTTGCTATGGAAAACAGATATCTTCGTAAAGAGTTGGAATCTCATTACAATTTCGGCAATATTATAGGTAATTCGCCAAAAATACTGGAGGTTCTTTTGCTTGCAGGAGACGTTTCCCGGACTGATTCAACTGTGTTTATTTGCGGAGAAAGTGGCACCGGGAAAGAGCTGGTAGCCCGGGCAATTCACTTTAATAGTTTGAGGAAAGGTGGCCCGTTGATATCGATTAACTGTGCCGCGTTACCTGAAACATTGCTGGAAAGCGAGTTATTCGGTTTTGAAAAGGGCGCATTTACTGGTGCAGAGCAATGCAAAAAGGGACGATTTGAACTGGCTAATAGTGGGACGTTGTTTCTTGATGAAATCTCGGAGATGAACCCTATTGTGCAGGCCAAGGTACTGAGATTGATAGAAGAGCGTGAATTAGAAAGGCTGGGCGGATCAGAAACTATAAAAGTAGATGTAAGGATAATTTGTGCCAGCAATAAAAATCTTGAAGAATATGTTAAAAATGGTCAATTCAGGGAAGACTTATACTATAGATTAAATGTGTTTCCCATAGAGATGCCACCCCTCAGGGAAAGACCTGAGGATGTTTTACAGTTGGCGCGGAGCTTTGTCTCTCAGTTTTCTGAGAAGATGGGCAAGTTGTCTCTTCGGATGTCTAAGAATGTTGAAAACCTATTGATTTCTAGCAAATGGGACGGTAATGTAAGGGAGCTGAGGAATTGTATTGAAAGGGCTGTTATATTGTGTAAGGGGGATATTATTACAGAGGATCATCTTCCTGTTTCGTTAGTTAAGGAGTCTATTTCAAGTTGTGGGCATAGTAAGGATAAGTCATGTCAGATGATGAATATTGATTTGCCGCCAGAGGGTATTTCAATAGACGAGTTGGAAAAACATCTGGTTTTGCAGGCATTGAAAAAAAGCAAGAATAATAAAACTAAGGCGGCTAAATTGTTGGGGCTTAGCAGAGGAACATTTAGATATCGGCTTGAAAAATATGCTAATAACTGA